Proteins from one bacterium genomic window:
- a CDS encoding helix-turn-helix domain-containing protein, giving the protein MNSRLLSVTEASEYLGITKGTLYSWVCQHRIPVVKMGRLNKFDIKDLDQWIEEHKRKSKEW; this is encoded by the coding sequence ATGAATAGCCGACTATTATCAGTAACAGAGGCTTCGGAATATCTGGGTATCACTAAAGGCACGCTTTATTCCTGGGTCTGCCAGCACAGGATTCCTGTTGTCAAAATGGGAAGACTGAATAAATTTGATATCAAAGATTTGGACCAGTGGATTGAAGAGCATAAGAGGAAATCAAAAGAGTGGTAG